A region from the Isachenkonia alkalipeptolytica genome encodes:
- a CDS encoding putative ABC transporter permease produces the protein MIFGENLGFWIAYFIIYSFLGWLLEVIHAYIERREWVNRGFIKGPFCPIYGFGVLLLLAMLSPIQENGFVLFLGAVILITLLEFVTGLVLETLFGAKWWEYQDEKYHIKGYVCPKYSLLFGAGALFTIKWVHPLVVSGVEGIPPIYLQAGTLMILTYLVVDFIQTVLEIIGLNRLLRDLQQKMEELQQLEIRETLLKERKEKLGKMEKQVEEIEVRMNMIKEHFKELRIEYEAMLRAGMGRYRRILKAFPKFRSKRFQKGYKKLKERFRSFRNGEQKSGNNK, from the coding sequence GTGATCTTTGGCGAAAACTTGGGTTTTTGGATTGCCTATTTTATCATATACAGTTTTTTAGGTTGGCTTTTGGAAGTCATCCATGCCTATATAGAAAGAAGAGAGTGGGTAAACCGAGGTTTTATCAAAGGGCCCTTCTGTCCGATTTACGGTTTCGGAGTTCTGCTCCTGTTGGCTATGCTGTCTCCGATTCAGGAGAACGGGTTCGTACTCTTTTTAGGAGCGGTGATTTTAATCACTCTGCTGGAGTTTGTTACGGGATTGGTTTTAGAAACTCTTTTCGGGGCAAAGTGGTGGGAGTACCAGGATGAAAAATATCACATCAAGGGATACGTCTGTCCGAAATATTCTCTTCTTTTCGGAGCGGGGGCCCTGTTCACCATAAAATGGGTTCATCCTCTAGTGGTATCCGGGGTTGAAGGAATCCCGCCGATTTACTTACAGGCCGGTACGTTAATGATCCTTACTTATTTAGTGGTGGACTTCATTCAGACCGTTTTGGAAATCATCGGACTGAATCGACTGCTTAGGGACCTTCAGCAAAAAATGGAGGAACTACAGCAACTGGAAATACGGGAAACCCTGTTGAAGGAGCGAAAAGAAAAGCTGGGGAAAATGGAAAAGCAGGTAGAGGAAATAGAAGTTCGGATGAATATGATCAAAGAACATTTCAAGGAGTTGAGAATCGAATACGAAGCCATGCTCAGAGCAGGGATGGGCCGTTATCGAAGAATCTTAAAAGCCTTTCCGAAGTTCCGGTCCAAACGGTTTCAAAAAGGATATAAAAAGTTGAAAGAGCGCTTTCGGAGTTTTAGAAACGGAGAGCAGAAAAGCGGGAACAATAAATAA
- a CDS encoding chloride channel protein: MPKSMTYIKGYMGKWLFFATIIGIAGGLSALALNTGITWISAIGEKFPIFLAPVMGGVLVMFIFQIDDQILGSGTNKYILSVNLYQGKLKSRTWVSKLLASAATIGFRGSGGVEGPMLLMGGSIANTLTKLPYMNRWIDKEDHRILTVCGAAGAIGAIFRSPLGGGVFAAELLYRTSLHYHDVFPAILSSTMGFVIYSTLGNTEPIFSIPAYIPNPSNVLYFVLAGVLAGYASLLFKILFHQVEKMGNYLEQKVSRKYLPILGGVLTGTVLMFFPDAGGTGSGFIQALIDGSFATQFLFFLLTAKILATAFTVGLGGSAGLVIPALFIGAVTGGILGNFFAVEGSGLASSLVISGMAASLASIANVPIAASVMLIEMVGFQVGVPAVIGSVLGYIVGQRKIVYGTMRSQDPNFRTGKDFRKVDRYFEE, translated from the coding sequence ATGCCGAAATCTATGACCTATATAAAGGGATATATGGGAAAGTGGCTTTTTTTTGCAACAATTATTGGAATCGCAGGAGGTTTGTCCGCACTGGCGTTAAATACAGGGATTACATGGATTTCTGCCATCGGCGAAAAATTCCCGATATTTTTAGCGCCGGTAATGGGTGGAGTATTGGTTATGTTCATCTTTCAAATTGATGACCAAATCCTGGGGTCAGGAACCAACAAATATATCCTCAGCGTAAATTTATATCAAGGAAAACTAAAAAGCAGAACTTGGGTATCTAAGCTCTTGGCCTCTGCGGCTACCATCGGTTTTCGAGGCAGTGGTGGAGTGGAAGGGCCTATGCTTCTTATGGGAGGAAGTATCGCTAATACCCTTACAAAACTTCCCTATATGAATCGCTGGATCGATAAGGAAGATCATCGTATCCTGACGGTTTGCGGGGCAGCGGGGGCTATTGGCGCCATATTTCGATCCCCCTTGGGGGGAGGGGTCTTTGCGGCGGAACTCTTATACCGGACATCACTTCATTATCATGATGTGTTCCCCGCTATTCTATCTTCTACTATGGGATTTGTAATCTACAGTACTTTAGGGAATACAGAGCCGATTTTTTCCATCCCTGCCTATATACCGAATCCTTCTAATGTTTTATATTTTGTGTTGGCAGGGGTTTTGGCTGGATATGCATCGCTGCTTTTTAAAATACTGTTTCACCAGGTAGAAAAGATGGGCAATTATTTAGAACAGAAAGTTTCAAGAAAATACCTTCCGATTTTAGGGGGAGTCTTGACCGGGACTGTTTTGATGTTTTTTCCCGATGCAGGCGGTACAGGGTCCGGATTTATTCAGGCCTTGATCGACGGTTCCTTTGCAACACAATTTTTATTTTTTTTACTGACAGCTAAAATTTTAGCTACGGCTTTTACGGTAGGTCTTGGTGGCAGCGCCGGTCTTGTTATTCCCGCCCTGTTTATAGGAGCGGTAACCGGTGGAATTCTCGGGAATTTTTTTGCAGTGGAAGGCTCCGGACTGGCCTCCTCTTTGGTAATCTCCGGAATGGCTGCAAGTTTGGCGAGTATCGCTAACGTTCCCATAGCCGCATCGGTTATGCTGATTGAAATGGTGGGATTTCAAGTAGGGGTACCGGCTGTCATCGGCAGTGTGTTGGGATATATTGTAGGGCAAAGAAAAATCGTTTACGGAACCATGCGAAGTCAGGATCCGAATTTTCGAACAGGAAAGGATTTTCGTAAGGTCGATCGGTACTTTGAGGAATAA